One region of Salvelinus sp. IW2-2015 linkage group LG1, ASM291031v2, whole genome shotgun sequence genomic DNA includes:
- the itgb7 gene encoding integrin beta-7, with translation MVGIFILGTFLLYCVGQNQIQGVPQGCVSQPSCSACLRSPGCAWCKHKDFLKSGESSERRCDTAESLRTRRCEQMDIINPRLDPVFLKNNDLSSNPGNVVQLKPQNLLFKLRVGVPQTFNVSFKRAEGYPIDLYYLMDLSFSMKDDLDTIKNLGQDILSALKKVTQKVRIGFGSFVDKVALPYVSQVKAKKNNPCPNRLNICQPAFSFQNVLRLTEDVDKFKTRVSDQIISGNLDSPEAGFDAIMQAAVCQSVIGWNNVTRILVYTSDDTFHIAGDGRLAGIFEPHDGMCHLNDTGFYDGTKYDYPSVGQLARVLETNNIQLIFAVTEDSVAAYKALSKLIPQSVVGVLKNDSSNVVLLISEAYSNLSSTILLEHHEAPSGLDVTYRSHCTPEKGDNTPWQRRGECMDVKLNQQVNFTVSLNISTCLKEKQTFSLKLQGISETLKVSVETLCDCDCQDREEQSSHCNEIGTLTCGICSCDEGHLGQRCECERPKDMTSADSMAATCRQDNSSQLCSGHGSCECGMCTCQGIHRGNFCQCDDNSCARHNNMLCGGNGQCDCGTCKCNDNYTGSACDCSKLTDQCRTVGKLCNGQGTCQCNQCQCNKHFFGINCSKIANACPKFLDCVTCELEKKKSSSLKSNCSQLCGSVKVTWMKGPQEFPCSKDTISYKVELLPDGNILIFYADLPRSIDKTYVIIGSSVSSIIFIGIAVILISRLMLELHYRREYDSFLKAKEAEVWQDTKNPLFQDATTVVMNPMHIQED, from the exons ATGGTTGGGATCTTTATATTAGGGACCTTTCTCTTGTACTGTGTGGGACAGAACCAAATTCAAG GGGTCCCCCAAGGATGTGTGTCCCAGCCCTCATGTTCAGCTTGCCTGAGGAGCCCTGGATGTGCCTGGTGCAAACACAAG GACTTCCTGAAGTCTGGAGAGTCCAGTGAGCGGAGGTGTGACACTGCTGAGTCTCTGAGGACCAGGCGTTGTGAGCAGATGGACATCATCAACCCCCGATTAGATCCAGTCTTTCTGAAGAATAATGATCTCAGCAGCAACCCAGGCAATGTGGTCCAGCTTAAGCCACAAAACCTCCTCTTCAAACTCAGAGTTG GAGTCCCTCAGACCTTCAATGTGTCATTCAAGAGAGCCGAGGGCTACCCCATAGACCTGTACTACCTGATGGACCTGTCCTTCTCCATGAAGGACGACCTGGACACCATCAAGAACCTAGGCCAGGACATCCTCTCTGCGCTGAAAAAAGTCACCCAGAAGGTCCGCATAG GCTTCGGCTCATTTGTAGACAAGGTGGCTCTGCCATACGTCAGCCAGGTGAAAGCCAAGAAGAATAACCCCTGTCCCAACCGCCTGAACATCTGTCAACCTGCCTTCAGCTTCCAAAATGTTCTGAGACTCACAGAAGACGTGGACAAGTTCAAGACCAGGGTCAGCGACCAGATCATCTCTGGAAACCTGGACTCCCCCGAGGCAGGCTTTGACGCAATCATGCAGGCAGCTGTCTGCCAG AGTGTGATTGGTTGGAACAATGTCACCCGGATCCTGGTCTACACGTCAGATGACACCTTCCACATTGCCGGGGATGGCAGGCTGGCTGGTATATTCGAGCCTCATGACGGCATGTGCCATCTCAATGACACTGGCTTCTACGATGGCACTAAATAT gaCTACCCGTCGGTTGGCCAGCTTGCCAGGGTCCTGGAAACCAATAACATCCAGCTCATCTTTGCTGTCACCGAGGACAGTGTTGCTGCCTACAAG gCATTGAGTAAACTAATCCCTCAGTCAGTGGTGGGAGTCCTGAAGAACGACTCCAGCAACGTGGTCCTGCTCATCTCAGAGGCCTACAGT AACCTGTCCTCCACCATCTTACTGGAGCACCATGAAGCTCCCTCAGGTCTGGACGTGACCTACAGATCCCACTGCACCCCTGAAAAAGGGGACAACACCCCGTGGCAGAGGAGGGGCGAGTGCATGGACGTCAAGCTCAACCAGCAG GTCAACTTCACGGTAAGCCTGAACATCTCAACATGTCTGAAGGAGAAGCAGACGTTTTCCCTAAAACTGCAGGGCATCAGCGAGACTCTGAAGGTCTCTGTGGAAACCCTGTGTGACTGTGACTGCcaagacagagaagagcagtcctcACACTGCAATGAAATTGGAACGCTCACCTGCGGCATCTGCAG CTGTGATGAGGGTCACCTGGGTCAGAGGTGTGAGTGTGAGCGGCCTAAGGACATGACCTCTGCCGACTCTATGGCCGCAACATGTCGCCAAGACAACTCCTCGCAGCTGTGCAGCGGGCATGGGAGCTGTGAGTGTGGCATGTGTACGTGTCAGGGCATCCACCGCGGCAATTTTTGCCAATGTGATGACAACAGCTGTGCCCGCCACAACAACATGCTCTGCGGTG GTAATGGGCAGTGTGACTGTGGAACATGTAAGTGTAATGACAACTACACAGGCTCTGCATGTGACTGTTCCAAACTCACCGACCAGTGCAGGACTGTTGGGAAGCTGTGCAATGGCCAGGGAACATGCCAGTGTAACCAGTGCCAGTGCAACAAACACTTCTTTGGCATAAACTGCTCAAAGATTGCCAACGCATGCCCAAAATTCCT GGACTGTGTGACATGTGAATTGGAGAAAAAGAAGAGTAGCAGCCTAAAGAGTAACTGCAGCCAACTCTGTGGCTCAGTCAAGGTCACTTGGATGAAGGGGCCCCAGGAGTTCCCCTGCAGTAAAGACACCATCTCCTACAAAGTGGAGCTGTTGCCTGATGGCAACATCCTGATCTTCTACGCAGATCTGCCTC GCTCTATTGACAAGACTTACGTGATCATCGGCAGCTCTGTGTCCAGCATCATCTTCATCGGCATCGCAGTGATCCTCATCAGCAGGCTTATGCTAGAGCTCCACTACCGGAGAGAGTATGACAGCTTCCTCAAAGCAAAGGAGGCCGAAGTCTGGCAAGAT ACAAAAAATCCCTTGTTCCAGGATGCCACGACCGTGGTCATGAACCCCATGCACATTCAAGAGGACTGA